The following DNA comes from Brassica oleracea var. oleracea cultivar TO1000 chromosome C5, BOL, whole genome shotgun sequence.
CTAACAAAAAATATATTAAAAAACTAGGAAGTACATACCGGCCTTCGATCAAGAATTGACATGAGGGCGGAATTCTCTCTCACAGAACGCTCAATCTTCACATCACTTTCTCCAGCTTGTTTCAAATTGGCTGCAAAACGATTTAACCTATCCTGCAAGTTCTTTGTCAGAGTGCTAGACTGAGGCCTAGTCCACCGAGTCCCAAATTGGCTTCTAAATTGAGTATCTTCAGTTGCTTCTTTCTGCAAAAGCTCTTCGGTGTGCACCAACAACTCCTGATTAACCCTCTTCAGATCTCTAAGTTGCTGGAGTTCAGCTTCCAAGCTAGCAGGACCACCACTGATCTGAACAGCTTCTACATCTTCTCTAAGATCAGCCGGAAGAGTTGAGTGACCATCCACAGCAAGAATAGAATCAGGAAGATCCATCTCTTTGAGCCTCACCCGAGTTAGCTCGCTCGCTTGCTGTAACCTCTCCGCCTGAGTCCTAATCACATCATCCACCATCTCAGTGTATCTAGAGAGAGCTTTCGCACTGCTGTCCGGAACAAGGATGGCAAACATCTTCTCCTTGCTTGCATCCAATATCTCAGTCATGTTCATTGGCTTAACCATTGAGAAAGTCGGAAGTGGAGACAAAGAAGCAGGAGACGGAACCCTCATGAGGTACACTCTATCGTTTTCCTTGACAGCCCTATCCAAATTGCAATTAATGCTCGCCTCTAGTTTGTTCATGGCTTCTATAAGCTGAGCAGGAGCTCCTCTCGAAGACTTCTTCGCCTCTGCCAAACGGCTGCTTCCGCTCCTCAGCCGAGCTATCTCTTCTGCAATTTCCTCTTTCTCGTGCAACTCCATTCCATACCTATAACAAGCTTCACTATAGAAGAGTGCTGCTTTCAGCTGCACATGAGAAATCCAGCCTTTCTCAAAATGATCCTTCAATGGTGGAGCGGTTAACGCAGCCAAAGCTTCCTCGTAGTATATACCAACCTGATTACAAGCAACCAAGAATTGCAAATTCAATCTAATCCACCAAAACCTAAGTTTTTTTTCCGCATACATGCTCATACTGAATCAAATTCTAAAGATCTTGAGTCAATAAATGACCACAAAATTGCATAGTATTCACCAAAATTGCATAGTACACACTAACCTGTCTAGCAATTTTAGCACAAACACCAGGAGTGCTTCCTTTAGCAATGGTATTCTCAAATACACATTCCTGAGCCTGAGCCAACATGAGCCTCTCCAACATCCCCACGCACTCCACCGACACATCCACGGTGGTGCTGCTCTGCCCGATCGACGCCTTAGTGGACTCGTTATCCCTCAGGTACGCGAACGCCCCCGCCGCACCGATGAACGCATGCGAAGCCTGACGGCGCCCATCCACGGTGGTGCGATCGTGACCGAGCCCGATCTGGCTGTAAGTAGCGCCGAGGTTGAAGAGAACGGCGGCTTTCTCCAGATGAATGTTCTGCTGAGTGGCCTTTTGCTTCTGCTTGAAGGTATCGTGCCATAGGAAAGAGACGGCGTTGACGTGGTGCTTCTCGGGGGAGATTGGAAACCGCGTCTCCACGAGGCATAGGGCTTTGTAGTAGGAGATGAGAAGGTCTCTCCGGGCGGAGGGAGACGGATCTGGGACGCGTTCAACGTCGGAGCGGAGTTGATTGAGGGTTTCGAGATCGTCTTCTAGAAGCTGAGCTTCGCGCTCGGAGTAGGTGAAGGTTATGTAGTTGCGGAGAGGACGGTAGAGATCGACTGAGCTCGTCTTCTTCTCGTGGATCGCGAGCATCAGATTAGAGAGCGCCGACGAAGCCATGGCGAATAATTGATTCGGATCAATCGCTCTTTCGATTTTTCTCTCCTCTTTGATCCTTAAACTCCTTATTGACTAAGGATTGATCGTGTTGGAGACGGCACGAAGTCCTGCGCTCAAATATCGAAACGGCGTGCTGTTTAATTATGTGACTAATGCCGCGTTCAGGACTAATCTTTTCGGTATTAATGAGACAATTAATGGATGTAGAAACTCAATACATTATACTTTTCCACCTTAACAAAAAGTCATTAGGAAGAATGTTGTGGTGTTTATCTTTTTTGTTTTTTCTCAAAAAAATAATAAAGTTGTGGTGATAAACAATACATATCATTAATCTTAAGGGATTACAAAAATCTAGATGTGTGTACGAATTAGAGGGGGCTTTGGTAGCAAAGAATATATCTGTCAAAAGTTTTTGAGCATCTTGTCATTTGACACTCCATCGGCAACAAGCATTGCTGTTATCTCCTGCAAATACACACAAATGATAAAGATACATATCTTCTACATAAGCATTTAGATTTCAAGCAACAGAAAACAGTGCATACTTCAGCCATTTGTCTCTGTCCGCACAACACCACTCCTGTGGCCGAGGGATCTGAAACTTGCTTAGCCCTTGCGAAAGCAGCCTATACACATAGATGATATATTTATTAATTTCATCCACACTGAGTTAAGCATTTATATTTGATGAATCTCAGTCTCACCTGCACATATCCGGTTTCCCCTCTCCACCCATCGTCTGGCTGTGACAACACCGGCACAACTTTGACACCTGATGATTCCCACTCTTCAAACTTTTCCTGTAAATCGAAGAGCACATGTAAATCCTTCTATAGATCAGATCCAGAGCGATAGATAGAAAGACTCTAGCGCTTATCATCAAAAGATTTTAACAATTCAACTGCTCATATTTTTATGCACCGACAACTGAGGGAATGAACCAAACCTGATAAGCCATTCTTTTCAGGTTCCTAGCTCCATAATAGAGTCTTACATCAGATCTTCTATCAGCGCCAAATCCTGCCTCAATTAGTGAGCGGATGGGACTGCAGAGAGATATAAGAACATGAGAGATTACATTCCAAGTAAAAGACAGTTGCTATAAGTCCCCTATCACCACCATCACTAGACATTGTTGATTCAATCAAGCACAGAACAAACCTAACGCTTTCTAAGTATTAGATAAAACAAAGAGCCCAAAAAACCTCATACAAGATACGTTGTGCACTTAAACCTTTAAGCTAGACCAAACTGAGATCATGGAGCATCAGCTAAGACGATGAACGATCAAACTTGGAGTAAAAGATTCTAACTTTATCCTCTCACCTAATTCCAGATCCAGTGGCGAAAATCAAAACCGTGGGATATTCTCCAGGAGGATCGATCTGATCGACGTCGAAACCATTACCCATCACGGAGCTAAGCTCAACGGTCTCCCCTCTCTTCAACCCGCAGAGAATCTCCGCCGTTGACCCAGCGATGCTCTTCACCAAGAACTCGAACGCACCGCTCGCAGCCGCGAAGGAAGGAGGAGAAGCGATCGCCAGAAACGAAGGCTTCTCGACATCAGGAACGCGGAGCTGGAGATACTGACCGGGTCGCGTGTAAGAAGCTGCGAGATCCGGGGAGTTGGAAATGTCGATCGAGATGTGGAAAAGCGATTCAGCCGCAGATTCGACGAGAGAGAGGGGAGCTGGGGTCCAGAGGGTGGCGTCCTGACGAACTGCGGCGGCGGAGGAGACGACGGAGGCGACGCGGTTACTGCGTGAGAAGCGGAGATGGCGTGTGAGGTGGGGACGGCGCAGGATAAACATGGGAGAGAGGGAGTTGCTAAAATGCGCACGGGTGACAGGAGGCGCGAAAGAGAGAGAGTGGGCATGGTGGAGATGAGTGTTTTGGGCTTATTGGACCGTCAAAATTAGCCGGCGGAAGAAAGGGGCGACACGAGGTTCTTTTTTCAACACTTAAATCGGCAACAGGTCTTATGTTTCACCACGTGGACGGTTAAGATATCGTTTACTATATCTTCTTCTCAGCCACTTGTTTACTAGTAAAAGTTCCCCAGTTACTTTGATAACCAGAACAAACAAATAATCTAACAACTCTTTGAGAAATGGCAAACTTTTGTTTGATATCTTTTTCGAGAAGATTCCAAGAAAATTTTACCAGCAATTGTATTCATTTCCAAACTTGAACACAAATTCTTTACTGATTTCTGGAACAATCGTTTGGTTTATATTCTTTTCAAGAAGATTCACAAAATCATGGAACTATGAATGACAACAATGGGATCAACACTACAGTGAATCAGTGATTTACAAAAAGACAAAGGTTAGTAGTACACAGAAAGTTAATGGAAATGTCTAAGAAACGTTGGTTACAAAAAGACAAACGTTACTAGTACGTTGATTTGATATATATTAAATCAATTTGTATAAAATTAATAAAAATAATATAAAATTGTATAATTATCAAATATTTAACATAAACAATATTTATAAAATTTGTAGATATGTAAGACTAATGATTTTACGATTAGATTTTTAAATTTTTAAAAAATTGTAGAAATTTTTGAAAATTTTAGTAATACAAATTATATAAATATACAAAATAATAATATTTCGAAATTTGAAATCTTATATATGAATATATTTATTTAATAGAGCCATGTCATATTTATTTTTTGAAATTGATTATAAAAAGACATGTGACAAAATCACTTCGCAAATATAGTCCGGGATTTGTTCATTTTTTTTGTGCATGACTAAACTAATGCCATTTATCAACCAAAAGCTACATTATAGTTTTATTATTCTCTCTTTTGTGGGATCGACTTTGTTTTTAGAGGCTCTTGTTTTAAAGTATCAGTTTATTATAAACCCCCATTGGTTGAATTTCACTGGTAATCAAATTGTGGTGGGTCATAATATTTGATCTTGGAAATCTTGTAATGATAATATAAGCATCATTTATATCAAAACCGATAGACTTGATGAGAATACTTGGTACATCGTGTATTAGTGTATATACGAGTTGATGAACCAAAGCTATAATATCAAATGCAAAACATCAATATATTAACATTGGAAGTAACAAAATTTGTTACATAAACATGTACTAACTTGTATTATATGTATAAATAAGGTATTATACATGTTAAAATACATAAAAAAAATTCCCGCATATTCCCTGATTTTTTTCCGCTTTTTCAATAAATCGCTAGGTGTTGGTGCGCCGCACGCGTAGCGTCTAGCGAGTTACCGAACATGGGTAAAAGGTCATTTTCTCTAAAAGTCAAAACAAAACTCATTGGGATATACTACAATATATATATAGACGCGAAACCCTGTCACCCGTGAGGAATTTGGCTTAAAAGGTGATGTAAATTTTAATATAAAGTAGAAAAATATGAAACTGTGAACCACCCACGACGATGGACAAACAAACAAACAGCAAAGATACAGAATTGTGAGTTTAAATGACGTTGGGATCTCATCTTAGACTTAAGCCGCATATAAAATTATTTGTTTACTTGGTTTTGGAAAAAAATATTAGTTGAACGGAGACATGAAGGCAAGCACACAACATCATCAACACCGCCTTGTTTGACACTTTCACCACATATAACTCGGTTTCAACATTTTTTAAACACAAATCTCTCTCTCTCTTTTTCTCTCTCCGGTTCGCCATGGTGGACGCAGAGAGCAGCGCCAAGGATATCTTGCTACTGCCGGTAGACAGAGTTCAGGTAGTGACATGGAGAAATCTGCGAGACGGATCATTCACCGAAGAACTCAAACGTCTCATCTCCTTCGCCACTCCTATGGCTGCTGTCGTCATCGCTCAGTTCAGTTTACAGATCATCTCTATGGTTATGGTTGGTCACCTCGGAAACCTCGCTCTCGCCAGCGCCTCCTTAGCTTCTTCCTTCTGCAACGTCACTGGCTTCAGCTTCATCGTATATGCTTGCTTACACCTCTAAATTTGAATATATTCACTTTATCTTTGTTATACTCAGTAATCAAGAACCTTGATTGTTATTATTTGTTTGCCTGGTGATGCTACTACTAGATAGGATTGTCATGTGCCTTGGATACTCTGAGCGGTCAAGCTTACGGAGCTAAACTCTACCGTAAACTAGGCGTTCAGACATACACAGCTATGTTCTGTCTCACACTAGTCTGTTTCCCTATCTCTATCGTATGGTTCAACATGGGGAAGCTTCTTGTTTTCCTTGGCCAAGACCACTCTATTGCGCACGAAGCCGGCAGGTACGCCGCCTGGCTCATCCCTGGTCTCTTCTCTTACGCTGTTCTACAGCCACTCACTCGCTACTTCCAAAACCAGAGCATGATCAGACCCCTCTTGATCACCTCCTCTTTTGTGTTCTGTCTCCACGTTCCTCTCTGCTGGCTTTTGGTTTACAAGTCAGGGCTTGGTTTCCTTGGTGGAGCCTTGGCTATGGGTTTGTCGAACTGGCTCTATGCTATTCTTCTTGGGTCTATCATGTACTTCTCCTCTTCTTGTTTTGAGACGCGTGCGCCTCTTACCATGGAGATATTCAATGGCGTTGGAGAGTTCTTTAGCTATGCTCTTCCTTCTGCTGCTATGGTTTGGTATTTCACTATTCTATGTGCCTTTCAACTTCTCAATGCCACCACTCTTTTTTTTATTTTTGAAAAATTATTTTTATCTGTTGCAGCCTAGAGTGGTGGTCATATGAACTCATAATATTACTCTCTGGTCTCTTACCCAACCCAGAACTGGAAACTTCTGTGCTCTCTGTTTGGTAACTTCATCTCATCTACATTTCATTTTCTTGTCATCTGCCAAAATAATATTCAATCTATTGTGCAGTCTCCAAACAGTTGCTACAATCTATTCAATACCACTTGCCATCTCGGCTGCAGCAAGGTTAGAGCTTGATTCATATGGTTTTCATCTTCATAAGCTGATGTTTTTGAATGTGTAGCACAAGAATCTCAAACGAATTAGGTGCTGGAAACTCAAGGGCGGCACATATTGTGGTCTACGCGGCAATGTCTCTTGCAGTAGTGGAATCATTGGTAGTGAGTATGTCTCTGTTAGTCGGAAGGAATGTTTTCGGGTATGTTTTCAGTAGTGACAAGGAAACAGTCGACTATGTTGCAAAGATGGCTCTGTTGGTCTCTATCTCTATCATACTAGACGGTTCACAGGGTGTTCTCTCAGGTCCTATTCCTCTATTGTTTTACTTTCTTAATCTCCAAAGTGAAGTGTCTTTTACATGTTATATACTAATCCATCACTTATAATTTGCTTCTGGATCCTCACAATATAGGTCCATGTCTTCATGTTGTTGTCCTTCTTAATCCAGTCATCCCAAAGTTATACTCTTCTCTGCCACTCCTAACTCTGGTTTTAAATGGTTAGCAGGTATTGCAAGGGGATGCGGATGGCAACATATAGGGGCTTACATCAATTTAGGATCTTTCTATCTCTGGGGGATACCCTTTGCAGCAACTTTAGCCTTCTGGGTTCATCTGAAAGGTGTTGGCCTTTGGGTTGGAATACAAGCTGGTGCCGTTCTACAAACTTTTCTGCTAGCTCTTGTCACTGGCTGCACAAACTGGGAACACCAGGTCCATTTCCTTTTCTCATCTCTCCTTCTTCATGACTTGTTTTTACTGTGAAATAGACGTTCATCGAATAACCTTTTTGAACTCTAGGCCTTTGAAGCAAGGAAGAGAATGGCTTTAGCCTAAAGGTTAAGCCGCCGGCCCTAAGAGCATCTAAAGATTACAGGGACCATGTTTTCCTCAAGTTTTACCATTTTGGTAGCAGTTTGATTGATGTATGTTACTTCAGGACTAGTGGTTGCTGCAAAATAACGAGTCTTTGTTTGGTAACAATACTTCATTACGAGTGTACTTGTGAGGTCGTTTCATTCATCAACATCATATCTTTTACTGGAATCAGACGGTGTTCTTTCATCAGCTTGTAAGTAGATAAATCTACAAGAAACTAGTAATAGCTCAATAATCAAATCGCGTAAGCGCGGGAAACTAAATAACAAACTCATAACCGCCTTAACGGTCCCTTCTCTTCCCTATACAACAAACTCATAACCGCTTTCTTCTTCCTTCTTCTCTCTCGCTCTCTTCGACCTCGATAGTAAACAACAATGGCGACTATCTCGTTCTCCTCCTTCGCCATCTTTCTCGTTGCTCTCGTTCTCTGTTTCCCTCATCCATCCGCCGGAGTACCTTTGGAAGAACTGGAAAGAGCCATCACGGTGCTCCGCGTCAGAGGCCGAGCTCTCTTCGCTAACGCCATCGTAACCTCCGATCTCCTCTTCGATTTACTCTCCGCCGAGACCCTCACACTCTTCGCCCCC
Coding sequences within:
- the LOC106294986 gene encoding ALG-2 interacting protein X, with translation MASSALSNLMLAIHEKKTSSVDLYRPLRNYITFTYSEREAQLLEDDLETLNQLRSDVERVPDPSPSARRDLLISYYKALCLVETRFPISPEKHHVNAVSFLWHDTFKQKQKATQQNIHLEKAAVLFNLGATYSQIGLGHDRTTVDGRRQASHAFIGAAGAFAYLRDNESTKASIGQSSTTVDVSVECVGMLERLMLAQAQECVFENTIAKGSTPGVCAKIARQVGIYYEEALAALTAPPLKDHFEKGWISHVQLKAALFYSEACYRYGMELHEKEEIAEEIARLRSGSSRLAEAKKSSRGAPAQLIEAMNKLEASINCNLDRAVKENDRVYLMRVPSPASLSPLPTFSMVKPMNMTEILDASKEKMFAILVPDSSAKALSRYTEMVDDVIRTQAERLQQASELTRVRLKEMDLPDSILAVDGHSTLPADLREDVEAVQISGGPASLEAELQQLRDLKRVNQELLVHTEELLQKEATEDTQFRSQFGTRWTRPQSSTLTKNLQDRLNRFAANLKQAGESDVKIERSVRENSALMSILDRRPIESAIPSLAKPMMSLDATEDAIVGTLKQSLRQLENLGAQRAGLEDMLKEMKRKDDILPKLMTITGSYEDMFRKEISKYDHICEDISQNIEVQEQLLRQIQAQNEEFSTVFNLEDYKASREKCYNQIQAAISKYREIKENVNEGLKFYVTLQDAITNVKQQCSDFVMTRSIQCREMIEDVQRQMSGLSFQDRRNSGPYPSVHQPTATSSPPPQETHNPSHPHPQAPYYRPPEQLSRPGYSIPPYGPPPPYHTPHGQAPPQPYPPQAPQQQQPYPSWQQGSYYDPQGQQPRPPYTAPNPYLHPPQPQPPHQGSGYYRH
- the LOC106292699 gene encoding fruit protein pKIWI502: MFILRRPHLTRHLRFSRSNRVASVVSSAAAVRQDATLWTPAPLSLVESAAESLFHISIDISNSPDLAASYTRPGQYLQLRVPDVEKPSFLAIASPPSFAAASGAFEFLVKSIAGSTAEILCGLKRGETVELSSVMGNGFDVDQIDPPGEYPTVLIFATGSGISPIRSLIEAGFGADRRSDVRLYYGARNLKRMAYQEKFEEWESSGVKVVPVLSQPDDGWRGETGYVQAAFARAKQVSDPSATGVVLCGQRQMAEEITAMLVADGVSNDKMLKNF
- the LOC106295305 gene encoding MATE efflux family protein 7-like — translated: MVDAESSAKDILLLPVDRVQVVTWRNLRDGSFTEELKRLISFATPMAAVVIAQFSLQIISMVMVGHLGNLALASASLASSFCNVTGFSFIIGLSCALDTLSGQAYGAKLYRKLGVQTYTAMFCLTLVCFPISIVWFNMGKLLVFLGQDHSIAHEAGRYAAWLIPGLFSYAVLQPLTRYFQNQSMIRPLLITSSFVFCLHVPLCWLLVYKSGLGFLGGALAMGLSNWLYAILLGSIMYFSSSCFETRAPLTMEIFNGVGEFFSYALPSAAMVCLEWWSYELIILLSGLLPNPELETSVLSVCLQTVATIYSIPLAISAAASTRISNELGAGNSRAAHIVVYAAMSLAVVESLVVSMSLLVGRNVFGYVFSSDKETVDYVAKMALLVSISIILDGSQGVLSGIARGCGWQHIGAYINLGSFYLWGIPFAATLAFWVHLKGVGLWVGIQAGAVLQTFLLALVTGCTNWEHQAFEARKRMALA